From Drosophila suzukii unplaced genomic scaffold, CBGP_Dsuzu_IsoJpt1.0 scf_4, whole genome shotgun sequence, a single genomic window includes:
- the LOC118879425 gene encoding uncharacterized protein encodes MEGDKAIVNNTRTAGGKLRWAKQMEVLLIDIWQENIEELRGARKNVHIYMEMAQTLMEAGFDVSYKDVRTKIENLTKKYRQEKNKLGPSGGAPSSWQHYELVHSFLGAYRIHNMEQNTLENENTREYFVELLDVGPDDREASTRSGSQRSGSTAPLLSAQRWTISRSL; translated from the exons atgGAAGGCGACAAAGCAATAG TCAATAATACGCGAACTGCCGGTGGCAAACTGAGGTGGGCTAAGCAGATGGAGGTCCTGCTCATCGACATTTGGCAGGAGAACATCGAGGAGTTGCGCGGAGCCAGAAAAAATGTCCATATATACATGGAGATGGCCCAGACCCTAATGGAAGCTGGGTTTGATGTGTCCTACAAGGACGTCCGAACGAAAATAGAGAACCTTACCAAAAAGTACAG GcaggaaaaaaataaactgGGGCCAAGCGGTGGCGCTCCTTCCTCGTGGCAGCATTATGAGTTGGTCCACTCGTTTTTAGGCGCATACCGCATCCACAATATGGAGCAGAACACCTTGGAGAACGAGA ATACTAGGGAATACTTTGTGGAGCTCTTGGATGTCGGCCCAGATGACAGGGAAGCCTCTACCCGCAGCGGCAGTCAACGCTCAGGCAGCACTGCGCCCCTGCTAAGCGCGCAAAGGTGGACCATAAGTCGGAGCTTGTAG